In the Helicobacter typhlonius genome, one interval contains:
- the ccsA gene encoding cytochrome c biogenesis protein CcsA, with protein sequence MKIIKSLFCDLRVALVLMAVYAIGCGIATFIEKYDGTMAARYYVYGAFWFDVLHIWLVVALIGCFITSQAWQRKKYASLLLHFSFIVIILGAGITRYFGFEGMMNLREGESTNLITTNEHYIFIQVKDLQNNVQYAQIQTHIDEKLNSKIERTIKFFDKPLHISTGEVHIPQNGIYVLDAKIDFAGQSTDTQILRQGNLTPTKESITLLTSDEYMIFLAWGVDQVPLPFKLKLEKFELERYPGSNSPASYASQVEVLDGANPPMPYRIFMNNVLDYGGYRFFQSSYDTDEKGSHISVNRDPGKTPTYIGYTLLVLGVIWLLFDKNGRFRTLSRFLKTQKNFCIALAFSAALLPYTLHAQTDSTNLQTYSNTQEMTQEALDEADSILQQEATQERDSINPHARMEKMDNTSSLLNVATEEQLKLAIQSFGAISKEFDKVLMQDFGGRTKPIHTLANEYIHQITKKTKFLGMDSTQIFLTMTFLPDAMQGVKMIATETPQLRQILGLDEKQKYISFADVLADGQYLLQNYVEEANLKSPASRNAFEKDVINVDKRVNYAYLIYTGEALRIFPDSKAENNQWFSPLDAISSAVAQEDMAKATKLLEIYKQLGIGIQNGLEAGKWDEAIKAIGAMREYQQANAQDTLISQAKVDSEIFLNTYNPFYQLTLPYILISVVFFIIVLSAIVRNKPLHKLLHNAFYLILLLLFIIHTCALALRWYVGGHAPWSNAYESMIYIAWAAMLSGVVFFRKSNLALCASSFLAGVTLFVAYLGDMDPQIGNLMPVLKSYWLNIHVSVITASYGFLGLCFVLGLITLLMFIISHPKITLKTQSRENITSSIFSLTALNEMSMILGLFLLSVGNFLGGVWANESWGRYWGWDSKETWALISIGVYAIILHLRLICKTNLPFVFASASVLGFFSVLMTYFGVNYYLTGMHSYAAGESEPLPLWFKLIIVSIFVLVIIASRNRQLNMPKLS encoded by the coding sequence ATGAAGATTATTAAAAGCCTTTTTTGCGACTTGCGAGTAGCCCTCGTGCTAATGGCTGTGTATGCGATTGGCTGCGGGATTGCAACATTTATTGAAAAATATGATGGCACTATGGCGGCACGATATTATGTGTATGGCGCATTTTGGTTTGATGTGCTGCATATATGGCTTGTAGTTGCACTCATTGGCTGTTTCATTACTTCACAGGCGTGGCAAAGAAAGAAATATGCCTCCTTGCTCCTACATTTTTCTTTTATCGTTATCATACTCGGTGCGGGGATTACGCGATACTTTGGTTTTGAGGGTATGATGAATTTGCGTGAGGGAGAAAGCACAAATCTTATTACAACAAACGAACATTATATTTTTATACAAGTCAAGGATTTGCAAAATAATGTGCAATACGCGCAGATTCAAACGCATATTGATGAAAAACTCAATAGCAAAATAGAGCGCACGATAAAATTTTTTGACAAGCCTTTGCATATCAGCACAGGCGAGGTTCATATCCCACAAAATGGCATATATGTGCTTGATGCAAAGATAGACTTTGCGGGGCAAAGCACTGACACGCAGATTCTAAGACAAGGGAATCTCACACCCACAAAAGAAAGCATCACTCTGCTTACAAGCGATGAATATATGATTTTTCTCGCGTGGGGTGTGGATCAAGTCCCGCTTCCCTTTAAGCTAAAACTAGAAAAATTTGAGCTTGAACGATATCCGGGCTCAAACTCCCCCGCCTCGTATGCCTCGCAAGTAGAGGTGCTAGATGGCGCAAATCCGCCTATGCCATATAGAATCTTTATGAACAATGTGCTTGATTATGGCGGGTATAGATTCTTCCAATCCTCCTATGATACGGACGAAAAAGGTTCGCATATCTCTGTGAATAGGGACCCGGGCAAAACACCAACTTACATTGGCTATACTCTGCTCGTGCTTGGCGTGATTTGGCTACTTTTTGATAAAAATGGACGCTTTCGAACTCTTAGCAGATTCCTCAAAACACAAAAAAACTTTTGTATTGCCTTAGCCTTTAGCGCGGCTCTTTTGCCATATACCCTCCACGCACAGACAGATTCCACAAATTTGCAAACATATTCAAACACGCAGGAGATGACGCAAGAGGCACTAGATGAAGCAGATTCTATATTACAGCAGGAGGCAACACAGGAGAGAGATTCTATAAATCCTCACGCAAGAATGGAAAAAATGGATAATACCTCTTCGCTCCTAAATGTCGCCACAGAGGAGCAACTCAAGCTTGCAATACAAAGCTTTGGTGCGATTAGCAAGGAATTTGACAAGGTGCTAATGCAAGATTTTGGCGGACGCACGAAGCCCATTCACACACTTGCAAATGAATATATCCACCAAATCACCAAAAAAACAAAATTTCTAGGAATGGATTCCACTCAAATATTTTTGACAATGACCTTTTTGCCCGATGCAATGCAGGGCGTAAAAATGATAGCGACAGAAACCCCTCAATTACGTCAGATTCTAGGGCTTGATGAGAAACAAAAATATATTTCTTTTGCTGATGTTTTGGCAGATGGACAATATCTCTTACAAAACTATGTCGAGGAGGCAAATCTCAAAAGCCCCGCTTCACGCAATGCCTTTGAAAAAGATGTTATCAATGTTGATAAGCGCGTTAATTACGCATATCTTATCTACACCGGAGAGGCACTTAGAATCTTCCCCGATAGCAAGGCTGAAAATAACCAATGGTTCTCTCCGCTTGATGCGATATCCTCCGCTGTGGCACAAGAGGATATGGCAAAGGCAACGAAGCTTTTAGAAATATATAAGCAGCTAGGCATTGGTATCCAAAATGGATTAGAAGCGGGCAAGTGGGACGAGGCGATAAAAGCCATAGGGGCTATGCGTGAGTATCAACAAGCAAACGCGCAGGATACATTAATATCACAGGCAAAGGTGGATTCAGAAATTTTCCTCAATACTTACAATCCTTTCTATCAACTCACCCTGCCATATATTCTTATAAGCGTGGTATTTTTTATCATTGTGCTTAGCGCGATTGTTCGCAATAAGCCTCTGCATAAACTCCTACATAATGCGTTCTATCTTATTTTGCTTCTACTTTTCATCATTCATACTTGTGCCTTGGCGTTACGCTGGTATGTGGGAGGACACGCCCCGTGGAGCAATGCTTATGAATCAATGATATACATTGCGTGGGCTGCTATGCTCTCTGGCGTGGTATTTTTTAGAAAATCAAACCTTGCTTTGTGCGCGTCAAGCTTTTTGGCTGGAGTTACGCTCTTTGTCGCTTATCTTGGCGATATGGACCCGCAAATTGGCAATCTTATGCCCGTGCTTAAATCTTATTGGCTCAATATCCACGTGTCTGTGATTACAGCAAGTTATGGATTCTTAGGATTATGCTTTGTGCTAGGGCTCATCACGCTTTTAATGTTTATCATTAGCCACCCTAAAATCACACTCAAAACACAATCTCGGGAAAATATCACAAGCTCGATTTTCTCCCTCACTGCACTCAATGAAATGTCGATGATTTTAGGGCTATTTCTGCTAAGTGTGGGAAATTTTCTCGGTGGTGTATGGGCAAATGAATCTTGGGGGCGATACTGGGGCTGGGATTCTAAAGAGACTTGGGCGCTTATTAGCATTGGTGTGTATGCTATTATCTTGCACCTGCGACTCATATGCAAAACAAATCTACCTTTTGTCTTTGCGAGTGCCTCGGTGCTTGGCTTTTTCTCGGTGCTTATGACTTATTTTGGTGTGAATTATTATCTTACCGGTATGCATAGCTATGCTGCGGGTGAATCTGAACCGCTACCACTATGGTTTAAACTCATCATCGTAAGCATTTTTGTGCTCGTTATTATCGCGAGCAGAAATAGGCAACTTAATATGCCTAAACTTTCATAA
- a CDS encoding SoxW family protein produces MKKIFKISLLLCMLSIVGCEDEQVKISTAQDKSEILKQAENRDKSSYAGLEDVFLDTKHINTDENKLTLLIFSKNNCTYCDKLKDDIAKNPALKEMLKAHFLPYYVNVSYTKTHILHFGEKEQKIPTYNLMESYVKSPMRPTPTLVFIDKSGEAIYELPGYLPQDKMLKLYEYMASGAWAGKNLQQINREINEEI; encoded by the coding sequence ATGAAAAAAATCTTTAAAATATCTCTTTTGCTCTGTATGCTGAGTATTGTAGGCTGTGAGGACGAACAGGTAAAAATCTCTACTGCGCAGGATAAAAGCGAGATTCTAAAACAAGCCGAAAATAGAGATAAATCAAGCTATGCAGGACTAGAAGATGTGTTTTTAGACACAAAGCATATCAATACTGATGAAAACAAACTCACGCTTCTTATTTTTAGCAAAAATAATTGCACCTATTGCGATAAACTAAAAGATGATATTGCAAAAAATCCCGCGCTCAAAGAGATGCTAAAAGCACACTTCCTGCCCTATTATGTCAATGTAAGCTACACAAAAACACATATTTTGCATTTTGGTGAAAAGGAGCAAAAAATCCCTACCTATAACCTTATGGAATCTTATGTAAAATCCCCTATGCGCCCCACACCCACGCTTGTATTTATAGACAAAAGTGGCGAGGCTATTTATGAGTTACCCGGCTACTTACCACAGGATAAGATGCTAAAACTCTATGAGTATATGGCAAGTGGCGCGTGGGCTGGAAAAAATTTACAACAAATCAATAGAGAAATCAACGAGGAGATATAA
- the hemH gene encoding ferrochelatase, with protein sequence MGAPNSIYEVEGFLKNVFNDPLILGIKNNFMRKMLANFITHRRVEDTKKNYELIGGKSPLTAHTFNLVNKLNELDSTNLYTYAMRYTPPFTYDVLADLQRQNIESIVLFSLYPQYSFSTAKSSLLDAREALQRLNYTPHITEVAHFHTHPLYIDCIVKSIEETLGADNAQDFVLLLSAHSLPQARIDEGDPYEKHCNQNKEALESALAQKGIVFKKIALSYQSKVGRMKWLEPSTKDTIRKYKKHKMIVYPPSFTLDNSETEYELKILYAGVAKELGMPEYRVCSCFNDNTQFANAIMQIIKESKEGLWNEKNL encoded by the coding sequence ATGGGCGCACCAAATAGTATTTACGAAGTGGAAGGTTTCCTAAAAAATGTGTTTAACGATCCCTTGATTTTAGGGATAAAAAACAATTTTATGCGTAAAATGTTGGCAAATTTCATCACCCATAGGCGCGTGGAAGATACAAAAAAAAATTATGAGCTAATAGGGGGCAAATCTCCACTTACAGCCCACACTTTCAATCTTGTAAATAAACTAAACGAGCTAGATTCTACAAATCTTTACACTTACGCTATGCGCTACACACCGCCTTTTACCTATGATGTGTTAGCGGATTTGCAACGACAAAATATAGAATCCATAGTGCTTTTTAGTCTTTATCCGCAGTATTCATTTTCTACGGCAAAATCATCTTTACTTGATGCGAGGGAAGCACTACAAAGACTAAATTACACGCCACATATCACAGAGGTCGCACATTTTCATACTCACCCGCTTTATATTGATTGTATCGTTAAAAGCATAGAGGAAACTCTTGGGGCGGATAATGCACAGGATTTTGTGCTATTACTCTCCGCGCATAGTCTCCCACAAGCGCGAATTGACGAGGGCGACCCCTATGAAAAGCATTGTAATCAAAACAAGGAGGCTTTAGAATCTGCCCTCGCACAAAAGGGCATAGTCTTTAAAAAAATTGCTCTAAGCTATCAATCAAAAGTTGGACGTATGAAATGGCTAGAACCTAGCACCAAAGACACTATACGCAAATACAAAAAGCATAAGATGATAGTCTATCCGCCATCATTCACCCTTGATAATTCCGAAACAGAGTATGAGCTAAAGATTCTATATGCGGGAGTAGCAAAGGAGCTAGGAATGCCTGAATATCGCGTGTGTAGTTGCTTTAATGATAATACACAATTTGCCAATGCCATTATGCAAATCATCAAAGAAAGCAAGGAAGGATTGTGGAATGAAAAAAATCTTTAA